From Nitrospirota bacterium:
GCCTTCGTCGGCCCCCGTCCCGAAAGGCCCGAATTCGTCGAGAAGCTGAAGCGCGTCATCCCGTACTATTCGGAGCGCCACTCGATAAAGCCGGGAGTGACGGGGTGGGCACAGATCAAGTATCCCTACGGGGCTTCGGTCGAAGATGCGATCGAGAAGCTCCGGTACGACCTTTTCTATATCAAGCATCTCTCGCTATTTCTCGATCTTTTGATCATTCTCGAGACCATCAAAGTCGTCCTCTTCGGCCGAGGGGGAAGATGATGAGGAAGACAGAAGGAGGCACTATGAAACGCATCGGAGCAGTGGTCCTGGTTTTCATGCTTCTGCCGCTTGCAGCATACGCAGGAGACTACGTAATCGGCGACGGCGATACCCTTCACCTCTCGGTGTGGGGCGTCAAAGACCTCACCCTCTCGGTCAAGGTGCGGCCGGACGGGAAGATTACGGTCCCGGCCCTCGGGGAAGTGACGGCGAGCGGGCTCACGCCGACGGACCTGCAGTCCCAGCTGACGGAACGGCTGAAGAGCCTCGTCAGGAACCCCATCGTCACGGTCATCGTCGAGGGCATTACGAACAGCAAGGTCTTCATCTTCGGCAACGGCGTCAGGCCCGGCGTCTTCGAGCTGACCCGGCGCACCACCCTCCTGCAGCTGCTCTGTCTCGTAGGGGACGTGCGGATCGCCGACCTCCGGAAGGCCTATGTGCTCCGTAACGGCGTCAAGATAAAGGAGGACTTCCACAAGCTCTTCATCGAGGGCGATATCAACGAGGACATCACGATCGAGACGAACGACGTGGTCTTCATGCCCGCGTACCAGGAGAAGAACGTCTATGTCGCGGGAGCGGTGAACGCTCCCCGTTTCATCGAGCACCGCGACGGCCTGACCATCATGGACGCCATCCTCGAGGCGGGGTGGTTCTCGAAGTTCGCGAAGCAGAACGACGTCACCATCTTCAGGCGCGACGGCGCGAAGGGGACCACCACCATTCCCGTAAAGGTCAAGAACCTGATGCAGGACGGCGATCTGAACCAGAACATAAAGCTTCTGCCCGGCGACTACATCATCGTCAAAGAGGGCATCTTTTAGGAGGGCATGATGGAGCAGACAGGCCTGGATATCAAGAAGTACCTCCACCTCATCGATAAAAAGAAGCGCCTCTTCATCGGGGTGGCGCTTACGGTCATGACCGTCGTCGTCCTGGTCAGCTATCTGCTGCCGAAAGAGTACGAAGCGAAGAGCACGGTCTTCATCGAGCGGAATGTCATCAACAATCTCGTGAAGGGCATCGCCATTACGCCGTCCATGGAGGAGCGGATCAAGTATCTCGCCTACACCATGAGCAGCAGGAGCCTGCTGGTGAAGGTCATCAACGACCTCGGCCTCGCCCGCGACAGCCAGTCGGAGACCGAGAAACTGGTCGCGGATTTCCAGAAGAATACCGATATCCGGATGAAGGACAAGAACGACCTGTTCATCATTTCGTACAAGTCCGGTGACCCCCGTCTCGCCAGGGATTACGTGAACGCCCTCGTGCGGCGGTATGTGGAGGAGAACATGTCCGAAAACCGCGAAGAGGCGTACGGCGCCAACAGGTTCCTTGCCGAACAGATCAGGTTCTTCAAGGAGAAGCTCGACCAGTCCGACGCCGAGATCATCGCTTTCAGGAAGGAAAAGGGCATCTTCGTCGCCCTCGACGACCGGAAGATGGTCGAGGAGCTCAAGGACGCGGAGGTCGCGCTCGACGAGCTCAAGATAAAGAAACGGGAGCTCGAGGGGCGCCGCACCATGATCCTCAAGCAGATGAAGGAGGAGCGTCCCTACAGCGCCGGGATGCTCGGTCTCGGCAGAGGGGGCGGGAGCATCGACGACCGGCTGCTCGCCCTCCAGAAGCGCCTGACCGACCTGCTGATGATCTATACCCCCAGCTATCCCGAGGTGCTCCGGGTGAAGTCCGAGATCGAGGCGCTGAAGGGACAGTACGGAGGAGGGGCGGCTGCGCCGGCCGCCATCGCAGCGCCTATCGCGGCTGAAGGGAGCCCGGAGGATTCGGATATCACGATGCTCAACCCGCTCTACCAGCAGCTCAGGGAGGAGCTCTCGAAGACCGGGCTCGAGCTTGCCTCGCTGAGCGCAAAGGAGGAGCAGATACGCCGCCTCATGGAGTCGAAAAAATCGTATCTGAAAAGCATGCCGGTCGAGAAAAAGACGCTCTCCGACCTCGAAATGCAGCGGGCCACCAATAAGCATATCTACGAACAGCTCATCGCGCGGCTCGGCCAGTCGGAGGTCTCGAAGCAGATGGAGGTCCAGGACAGGGCGTCGACGTTCAGGGTCATCGATCCCGCCATGATGCCGCTGAAGCCGGTGAGCCCCAATCGGGTCAAGATCATTCTCTTCGGCATCCTCGCCGGCCTCGCGGGCGGGTTCGGGGCCGTGGTGCTCCTC
This genomic window contains:
- a CDS encoding polysaccharide biosynthesis/export family protein, which gives rise to MKRIGAVVLVFMLLPLAAYAGDYVIGDGDTLHLSVWGVKDLTLSVKVRPDGKITVPALGEVTASGLTPTDLQSQLTERLKSLVRNPIVTVIVEGITNSKVFIFGNGVRPGVFELTRRTTLLQLLCLVGDVRIADLRKAYVLRNGVKIKEDFHKLFIEGDINEDITIETNDVVFMPAYQEKNVYVAGAVNAPRFIEHRDGLTIMDAILEAGWFSKFAKQNDVTIFRRDGAKGTTTIPVKVKNLMQDGDLNQNIKLLPGDYIIVKEGIF
- a CDS encoding XrtA system polysaccharide chain length determinant; translated protein: MMEQTGLDIKKYLHLIDKKKRLFIGVALTVMTVVVLVSYLLPKEYEAKSTVFIERNVINNLVKGIAITPSMEERIKYLAYTMSSRSLLVKVINDLGLARDSQSETEKLVADFQKNTDIRMKDKNDLFIISYKSGDPRLARDYVNALVRRYVEENMSENREEAYGANRFLAEQIRFFKEKLDQSDAEIIAFRKEKGIFVALDDRKMVEELKDAEVALDELKIKKRELEGRRTMILKQMKEERPYSAGMLGLGRGGGSIDDRLLALQKRLTDLLMIYTPSYPEVLRVKSEIEALKGQYGGGAAAPAAIAAPIAAEGSPEDSDITMLNPLYQQLREELSKTGLELASLSAKEEQIRRLMESKKSYLKSMPVEKKTLSDLEMQRATNKHIYEQLIARLGQSEVSKQMEVQDRASTFRVIDPAMMPLKPVSPNRVKIILFGILAGLAGGFGAVVLLDYADRSIKSVDALKTLELPVLAVIPSIQNADELAEKRKRDVFLYKFTGAYLACILAVFALELFGLTYIDDFISNVVHLPGRLVSLKDLFKNIF